The following proteins are encoded in a genomic region of Sebastes fasciatus isolate fSebFas1 chromosome 14, fSebFas1.pri, whole genome shotgun sequence:
- the cers6 gene encoding ceramide synthase 6 → MFLHHVATISLITFSYVNNMARVGTLVMCLHDAADVLIEAAKMANYAKCQILCNLLFAMFAILFISSRLGVYPVWILNTTLFESWEIVGPYPSWWVFNLLLILLQLLHSFWSYLIVKTACRAISKGKVGKWNPLHVSKDDRSDIESSSDEDDSPPSNHKHHSSSSSSSSSTTNGTNKNHGTNGYLTGGLYPDEH, encoded by the exons ATGTTCCTGCACCATGTGGCAACAATCTCCCTCATCACCTTTTCCTACGTGAACAACATGGCACGGGTGGGAACTCTGGTCATGTGTCTCCACGACGCAGCTGACGTGCTGATAGAG GCTGCCAAGATGGCCAACTATGCCAAATGTCAGATACTGTGCAACCTCCTGTTTGCAATGTTTGCAATTCTCTTCATAAGTTCCAGGCTGGGAGTTTACCCCGTCTG GATTTTAAATACCACCTTGTTCGAGAGTTGGGAGATTGTAGGGCCCTACCCATCCTGGTGGGTCTTCAACCTGCTCCTGatcctgctgcagctgcttcacTCCTTCTGGTCCTACCTCATAGTGAAGACAGCGTGCCGAGCAATCTCCAAAGGAAAG GTGGGGAAATGGAATCCGTTGCAT GTGTCTAAAGACGACCGCAGCGACATCGAGTCCAGCTCTGATGAGGATGACAGCCCCCCGTCCAATCACAAgcaccacagcagcagcagcagcagcagcagcagcaccaccaacGGGACCAACAAAAATCACGGGACCAACGGCTACCTGACAGGGGGCCTGTATCCCGACGAACACTGA
- the nostrin gene encoding LOW QUALITY PROTEIN: nostrin (The sequence of the model RefSeq protein was modified relative to this genomic sequence to represent the inferred CDS: inserted 2 bases in 1 codon) — translation MGTDKSSGDFRMSDFGRRVVKGPKSTNSXSLKMKDLIGTCSYNQLYQNVKRFSKNGEYFCKELMTVFQQRAELELTYAKGLQKLAGKLIRASKGMSNNSTYGAWCHVSDEMYSRADAHRSLGNAFQQEAILEIRQVLDEHNKRKRPLDGAIERTGKLVTANWSEQLKIKKKLLGLTREHEGLFNFVENNRQICTEKEKQKMLNRLTKSAEMQARVDEEYFNINMEGHQMRLKWENTLKNCYQIVQELEKQRIEVLCNILTRYNLQMSGFGQTLKHGQRQIEQTVQRVDMDKDIQTLVEENSITAEDHKAEFLMADYFEEDSKSLMAKDRRKEAIKLKVQRLEDSITKTKKDREGIEKLMRMYSENPSFSNQKNLEETEQQVDESTLKLDLLEATRYKLSVSLSELEGKPKSFHRFSDSIVKWKDKDCEHSVVQLTRPVKLRRTPFRSRQSLRASIIYKGPAQFVTRQSVEALPSASDRVTSTAVTHEAVECDSAVNGALPHTDDDKEQGEITPELCSMGKCTALYNFTPEQDDELTLKEGDLLGIYRKEENGWWFGELNGKTGHFPSAYVEELPVLSSVKSSDA, via the exons ATGGGCACTGACAAAAGCTCAGGTGATTTCCGCATGAGTGACTTTGGGAGGAGGGTGGTCAAAGGTCCAAAGTCAACAAACAG CAGTCTTAAGATGAAGGACCTTATCGGCACCTGCTCC TATAACCAACTCTATCAAAATGTGAAACGATTTTCAAAAAACGGGGAGTATTTCTGCAAAGAACTCATGACTGTTTTTCAGCAAAG GGCTGAGCTGGAACTTACTTATGCCAAAGGACTACAAAAACTGGCAGGCAAACTCATCAGGGCCTCCAAAGGAATGTCAAACAA TTCCACCTACGGTGCCTGGTGTCATGTGTCAGATGAGATGTACTCCAGAGCAGATGCCCACAG ATCATTAGGAAATGCATTTCAGCAAGAGGCAATTCTGGAAATACGACAAGTCTTAGACGAGCATAATAAGAGGAAGAGGCCT CTTGACGGTGCCATTGAAAGAACTGGAAAACTTGTTACTGCTAACTGGAGTGAACAACTCAAG ATAAAGAAGAAATTGCTTGGACTAACAAGAGAGCATGAGGGTTTGTTCAACTTTGTTGAGAACAACAGGCAAATTtgcacagaaaaagaaaaacaaaag ATGCTGAACAGGCTGACTAAGTCGGCAGAGATGCAGGCGCGGGTGGACGAGGAGTACTTTAATATCAACATGGAGGGTCATCAGATGAGACTCAAGtgggaaaacacactgaaaaactGCTACCAG atcGTACAGGAGCTGGAGAAACAGCGAATTGAAGTTCTGTGCAACATCTTGACTAGATACAACCTCCAAATGTCCGGCTTTGGGCAGACCCTCAAACAT GGCCAAAGACAGATAGAACAGACGGTCCAAAGGGTGGACATGGATAAAGACATACAAACCCTGGTGGAGGAAAACAGCATCACAGCTGAAGATCACAAAGCGGAGTTTTTAATGGCAGATTATTTT GAGGAGGACAGCAAATCACTGATGGCCAAAGACCGAAGGAAAGAGGCCATCAAACTCAAAGTCCAGCGTCTGGAGGACAGTAttacaaagacaaagaaagacCGTGAAG GAATTGAAAAACTGATGAGGATGTATTCTGAAAATCCATCTTTCTCTAACCAAAAGAACCTGGAGGAAACTGAACAGCAGGTTGATGAG AGTACTTTAAAGCTGGATCTCCTCGAGGCCACTCGCTACAAACTCTCTGTGTCGCTCTCTGAATTAGAGGGGAAGCCCAAGTCCTTTCACCGATTTAGCGACAGCATTGTGAAATGGAAAGATAAG GACTGTGAGCACAGCGTTGTCCAACTGACTCGTCCAGTCAAACTCAGGAGGACTCCGTTCAGATCCCGACAATCGCTGAGAGCTTCCATCATCTACAAAGGGCCTGCTCAGTTTGTGACACGGCAGTCTGTGGAGGCGTTACCGAGCGCCAGCGACCGAGTCACTTCCACCGCTGTAACACATGAAGCTGTAGAGTGCGACAGCGCCGTTAACGGAGCCCTGCCTCACACTGATGATGACAAGGAACAAG GTGAAATAACACCGGAGCTGTGCAGTATGGGAAAATGCACGGCCCTGTACAATTTCACGCCTGAACAGGATGATGAATTGACTTTGAAAGAAG